A window from Acidobacteriota bacterium encodes these proteins:
- the flgK gene encoding flagellar hook-associated protein FlgK — translation MDLLGALQLGRRSLETFQVALDVTGQNIANVATEGYTRRRIALTPGVSLQIPQGFLGTGVDVGTITSVRDAVIERQLRDETSRQGYLETRQEALAGSLQAIDESSAPGIGAALSGLFDAFSSLSTNPENLALRQNVVQAADRVARTLNTASSRLQAQRADLDGQIKTNVTQINGLTTRIASLNNQIAQLESGGREASDLRDARQAAVTELGKLVDVGVYEDRRGNLQISLSATGDSLVSDSTAYQLTASPDPARGGLAAVTLARGGVTVDLTDRVRGGRLGATLSVRDDSIQGTQSALDTLTTELVNKVNSVHRAGFTQAGAAGGDFFVISPAGQAAAAGISVNAAIVADPTLIAAAGSPSPGDNANAIALSEIRATQLAGLSAATPTEFLGALVARLGTEVAGNDASLTAQQDIVSELQSRRDAVSGVSLDEEAVRLSQFQTGYAAAAKFINTIDELTKVALSLGAAP, via the coding sequence TTGGATCTTCTGGGAGCGTTGCAGCTCGGCCGCCGGAGCCTCGAGACGTTTCAGGTCGCCCTCGACGTGACCGGGCAGAACATCGCCAACGTCGCGACCGAGGGGTACACGCGGCGGCGGATCGCGCTCACGCCGGGGGTCTCCCTCCAGATCCCGCAGGGGTTCCTCGGCACCGGCGTGGACGTCGGGACCATCACCTCCGTCCGCGACGCCGTCATCGAGCGCCAGCTCCGCGACGAGACCTCGCGGCAGGGATACCTCGAGACGCGGCAGGAGGCGCTCGCGGGATCGCTCCAGGCGATCGACGAGTCGTCGGCGCCCGGGATCGGGGCCGCCCTCTCCGGCCTCTTCGACGCCTTCTCGTCGCTTTCGACGAACCCCGAGAACCTCGCGCTGAGGCAGAACGTCGTCCAGGCGGCGGACCGCGTCGCCCGGACGCTGAACACGGCATCCAGCCGCTTGCAGGCCCAGCGCGCGGATCTCGACGGACAGATCAAGACGAACGTCACGCAGATCAACGGGCTGACGACGCGCATCGCGTCGCTCAACAACCAGATCGCGCAGCTCGAGTCCGGCGGCCGCGAGGCCTCCGACCTCAGGGACGCGCGGCAGGCCGCGGTGACGGAGCTGGGGAAGCTCGTCGACGTGGGCGTGTACGAGGATCGCCGCGGAAATCTCCAGATTTCGCTCTCGGCGACGGGGGATTCCCTCGTCTCCGACAGCACCGCGTACCAGCTCACCGCGTCGCCGGATCCGGCCCGGGGCGGGCTCGCGGCCGTGACGCTTGCACGCGGGGGGGTTACGGTCGATCTCACCGACCGGGTTCGCGGCGGCCGGCTGGGCGCCACGCTCTCGGTGCGCGACGATTCGATCCAGGGGACGCAGTCCGCCCTCGACACGCTGACGACCGAGCTCGTGAACAAGGTCAACTCGGTTCATCGCGCCGGCTTCACGCAGGCGGGCGCCGCCGGCGGCGACTTCTTCGTCATCTCGCCGGCCGGCCAGGCCGCGGCGGCGGGGATCTCGGTGAACGCCGCGATCGTCGCCGACCCGACGCTCATCGCGGCCGCCGGGAGCCCCTCGCCCGGGGACAACGCGAACGCGATCGCCCTCTCGGAGATCCGCGCCACGCAGCTCGCGGGCCTCTCCGCGGCGACGCCGACGGAGTTCCTCGGCGCGCTCGTCGCGCGGCTCGGGACGGAGGTGGCGGGGAACGACGCCTCCCTCACCGCGCAGCAGGACATCGTCTCCGAGCTCCAGTCGCGCCGCGACGCGGTCTCGGGGGTCTCGCTCGACGAGGAGGCGGTCCGCCTCTCGCAGTTCCAGACGGGGTACGCGGCCGCGGCGAAGTTCATCAACACCATCGACGAGCTGACCAAGGTGGCCCTGTCGCTCGGGGCCGCGCCCTGA
- a CDS encoding OmpA family protein gives MARKKRHPEHENHERWLVSYADFITLLFAFFVVMFATSQVDSQKLGRFVESVNNALELKGPFSASGPDPIGGEGATSVEPPSVASLTTSLSEVKGERRAKRSDNLQLQTLRSALTRYLSRPEIRGRVRAIRDRRGLTLSLAETGLFAPGGDVLADEALPRLARLSELLYGLNVQILVEGHTDDQQVSSPRFPTNWDLSAARSVAVIRYLVETGHLPAYRFAAVGYGPYRPITPNDTPEGRARNRRVDLVLVGVDPVVMKPGVLAPSTGEDEGDGSPEPPISNAEPTEAPAPA, from the coding sequence GTGGCGAGGAAGAAGAGACATCCGGAGCACGAGAACCACGAGCGGTGGCTCGTCTCCTACGCCGACTTCATCACGCTCCTCTTCGCCTTCTTCGTCGTCATGTTCGCGACGTCGCAGGTCGACTCGCAGAAGCTCGGGCGCTTCGTCGAGTCGGTCAACAACGCGCTGGAGCTGAAGGGCCCCTTCTCGGCGAGCGGCCCCGATCCCATCGGCGGGGAGGGGGCAACCTCCGTCGAGCCCCCGAGCGTCGCCAGCCTGACCACGAGCCTCTCCGAGGTGAAGGGGGAGCGCCGCGCGAAGCGGAGCGACAATCTGCAGCTCCAGACCCTTCGCAGCGCGCTCACGCGGTACCTCTCGCGCCCGGAGATCCGCGGGCGCGTCCGCGCGATCCGCGATCGCCGCGGCCTCACGCTCAGCCTCGCCGAGACGGGGCTCTTCGCCCCCGGCGGGGACGTTCTCGCGGACGAGGCGCTGCCGAGGCTCGCGCGCCTCTCGGAGCTGCTGTACGGGCTCAACGTCCAGATCCTGGTCGAGGGGCACACCGACGATCAGCAGGTGAGCTCCCCGAGGTTCCCGACCAACTGGGACCTCTCGGCGGCGCGATCGGTCGCGGTGATCCGGTATCTCGTCGAGACCGGCCATCTGCCCGCCTACCGCTTCGCGGCCGTGGGGTACGGCCCCTACCGCCCGATCACCCCCAACGACACGCCGGAGGGGCGCGCGCGCAACCGGCGGGTCGATCTCGTGCTCGTGGGCGTCGACCCCGTCGTCATGAAGCCGGGGGTCCTGGCGCCGTCGACGGGGGAGGACGAGGGGGACGGATCCCCGGAGCCTCCCATCTCGAACGCCGAGCCCACCGAGGCTCCCGCCCCCGCGTGA
- the flgM gene encoding flagellar biosynthesis anti-sigma factor FlgM — translation MKIQGPGYGNEAPRAERGNKSDAPESSSQSAAAKPAAPEAPADAVEISVAALEIDRLLESAKASPDVRATVVERLREAVRSGNYQVNDRSLATRIVEEYLAR, via the coding sequence ATGAAGATTCAGGGTCCGGGATACGGGAACGAGGCGCCGCGCGCGGAGCGAGGGAACAAGTCCGACGCCCCCGAGTCGTCCTCCCAGTCCGCCGCTGCGAAGCCGGCGGCGCCCGAAGCTCCGGCCGATGCCGTCGAGATCTCCGTCGCGGCGCTCGAGATCGACAGGCTCCTCGAGAGCGCGAAGGCCTCCCCCGACGTCCGGGCGACGGTCGTCGAGCGGCTCCGCGAGGCGGTCCGCTCCGGCAACTACCAGGTCAACGATCGATCGCTCGCCACGCGCATCGTCGAGGAGTACCTCGCGAGATGA
- a CDS encoding flagellar motor protein, with protein sequence MDIGTILGLIVGFAGILVGNALEGGHIGTIIQPTAALIVFGGTLGATLISFPFGTCVKAAKSFMNMFLNPPNDPAALIEEIVGYAQKARKDGIIALEKDASTASNPFLGRALLLAVDGTDAHTMREHLELELGQTEERGEVEAKVFESAGAYAPTIGIIGAVLGLIHVMANLSDVSKVGAGIAVAFVATIYGVGSANLCFLPAGGKLKLKHRSAIVLHELIIEGALGIQEGLNPNVLRAKLQGFLAHEAKKAGVPVEAKPAKAA encoded by the coding sequence ATCGACATCGGGACCATACTCGGCCTCATCGTGGGGTTCGCCGGCATCCTCGTCGGCAACGCGCTCGAGGGCGGCCACATCGGCACGATCATCCAGCCGACGGCCGCGCTCATCGTCTTCGGGGGCACGCTCGGCGCGACGCTCATCTCGTTCCCCTTCGGCACCTGCGTGAAGGCGGCGAAGTCCTTCATGAACATGTTCCTGAACCCGCCGAACGATCCGGCGGCGCTCATCGAGGAGATCGTCGGCTACGCCCAGAAGGCGAGGAAGGACGGCATCATCGCCCTCGAGAAGGACGCGTCGACCGCGTCGAACCCCTTCCTCGGGCGGGCCCTGCTCCTCGCCGTCGACGGCACCGACGCGCACACGATGCGCGAGCACCTCGAGCTCGAGCTCGGGCAGACCGAGGAGCGCGGCGAGGTGGAGGCGAAGGTCTTCGAGTCGGCGGGGGCCTACGCCCCCACGATCGGCATCATCGGAGCCGTCCTCGGCCTCATCCACGTCATGGCGAACCTCTCCGACGTGAGCAAGGTCGGCGCGGGGATCGCGGTGGCGTTCGTCGCGACGATCTACGGCGTCGGCTCGGCCAACCTGTGCTTCCTCCCGGCGGGCGGCAAGCTGAAGCTCAAGCATCGGAGCGCGATCGTGCTCCACGAGCTGATCATCGAGGGGGCGCTCGGCATCCAGGAGGGGCTCAACCCGAACGTGCTGCGCGCCAAGCTCCAGGGGTTCCTGGCGCACGAGGCGAAGAAGGCCGGCGTGCCCGTCGAGGCCAAGCCGGCCAAGGCCGCCTGA
- a CDS encoding winged helix-turn-helix transcriptional regulator, whose protein sequence is MPKPRLLRTIESEFYEPSPLLRELQVLSILANNPEASQKEIALEVGLAPSMIHNYIHALAEAGLVEFHGPTRRRLRYVVTDSGRARIDSLAARHLTAAGSILERVTVLVRREIERVVRDGVKSLGVIAAPDLAGTLSRMAAESGLTTRALGHSQTLAGLDAVFIAVDPTSGEGAAAVRRCREQGLPVYCVA, encoded by the coding sequence ATGCCGAAACCGAGGCTGCTCCGGACGATCGAGTCCGAGTTCTACGAGCCGAGCCCGCTGCTGCGCGAGCTCCAGGTCCTCTCCATCCTCGCGAACAATCCCGAGGCCTCGCAGAAGGAGATCGCCCTCGAGGTCGGCCTCGCCCCCTCGATGATCCACAACTACATCCACGCGCTGGCCGAGGCCGGCCTCGTCGAGTTCCACGGGCCGACGCGCCGCCGCCTCCGGTACGTCGTGACCGATTCGGGGCGCGCCCGGATCGACAGCCTCGCCGCGCGGCATCTCACGGCCGCCGGCAGCATCCTCGAGCGCGTCACCGTGCTCGTGCGGCGCGAGATCGAGCGCGTCGTGCGGGACGGCGTGAAGAGCCTCGGCGTGATCGCCGCCCCCGATCTCGCAGGGACGCTCTCCCGCATGGCCGCCGAGTCGGGGCTCACGACGCGCGCGCTGGGCCACTCCCAGACCCTCGCGGGGCTCGACGCGGTCTTCATCGCGGTCGATCCGACCAGCGGCGAGGGGGCCGCCGCGGTGCGCCGCTGCCGCGAGCAGGGGCTGCCGGTCTACTGCGTCGCCTGA
- a CDS encoding sigma-54-dependent Fis family transcriptional regulator — translation MIPQDGSKDPSPRAPSPPADADPDRGAVLVVEDDAEIRDIEREILVRGGFRAECVGAADEALVLAAHRDYEAVLLDLHLPGAMEGLQLLEALQERGHGAPIVVVTGDSDLRTAIECIRRGAYDFLTKPLDPELLFVTVEKAAEHGAMAVRLAALEHALGEPAGLGALLGRSPAMKKVFMLIRRAAPHDSPVLILGESGCGKEVAAREIHRLSSRSRGPLVPVSCANISRDIQESEFFGHERGAFTGADRKRIGLFETAAGGTIFLDEIAECAPATQAALLRVLQEGEIRPAGSSVPLKVDVRVIAATNVDLEKAAAAGTFRSDLYYRLSRLVVEMPPLRERPEDIVVLAERILAETCERLKRPARQYSPRALEMLLSYPWPGNVRELQNLSEKVALFTPRPIVRPADLQDLDGWDWSQAATVATLDEMERRHIQDVLAKTEGNYKQAAILLAIPRSTLYRKVRRFQLGAAAETPSY, via the coding sequence TTGATCCCGCAGGATGGCTCCAAGGATCCATCGCCCCGTGCTCCCTCGCCTCCCGCCGATGCGGACCCGGACCGCGGCGCGGTCCTCGTCGTCGAGGACGACGCCGAAATCCGTGACATCGAGCGCGAGATCCTGGTCCGCGGAGGGTTCCGCGCCGAGTGCGTCGGCGCCGCCGACGAGGCGCTCGTCCTCGCCGCCCACCGAGACTACGAGGCCGTGCTCCTCGATCTCCACCTTCCCGGCGCGATGGAGGGGCTCCAGCTCCTCGAGGCGCTCCAGGAGAGAGGCCACGGCGCCCCCATCGTGGTCGTCACGGGCGACTCCGACCTCCGCACCGCCATCGAGTGCATCCGGCGCGGCGCCTACGATTTCCTGACCAAGCCCCTCGACCCCGAGCTCCTCTTCGTCACGGTCGAGAAGGCGGCGGAGCATGGCGCGATGGCCGTCCGGCTCGCCGCGCTGGAGCACGCGCTCGGCGAGCCCGCCGGCCTCGGCGCCCTCCTCGGCCGGAGCCCGGCCATGAAGAAGGTCTTCATGCTCATCCGGCGCGCCGCCCCGCACGACAGCCCGGTGCTGATCCTCGGCGAGTCCGGATGCGGGAAGGAGGTCGCCGCGCGCGAGATCCATCGCCTGAGCTCGCGGAGCCGCGGACCGCTCGTGCCGGTCTCGTGCGCCAACATCAGCCGCGACATCCAGGAGTCGGAGTTCTTCGGCCACGAGCGCGGCGCCTTCACCGGCGCCGATCGCAAGCGGATCGGCCTCTTCGAGACGGCGGCCGGCGGGACGATTTTCCTCGACGAGATCGCCGAGTGCGCGCCGGCCACTCAGGCGGCGCTGCTGCGCGTCCTCCAGGAGGGGGAGATCCGGCCGGCGGGGTCGAGCGTGCCGCTCAAGGTGGACGTGCGCGTCATCGCCGCGACGAACGTCGATCTCGAGAAGGCGGCGGCCGCGGGGACGTTCCGCAGCGATCTGTACTACCGGCTCAGCCGCCTCGTCGTCGAGATGCCCCCCCTGAGGGAGCGCCCGGAGGACATCGTGGTTCTCGCCGAGCGGATCCTGGCGGAGACGTGCGAGAGGCTCAAGCGCCCCGCGCGGCAGTACTCCCCCCGCGCGCTCGAGATGCTCCTCTCCTACCCGTGGCCCGGCAACGTCCGCGAGCTCCAGAACCTGTCGGAGAAGGTGGCCCTCTTCACCCCGAGGCCGATCGTGCGCCCGGCCGACCTCCAGGATCTCGACGGCTGGGACTGGTCGCAGGCGGCAACGGTTGCGACGCTCGACGAGATGGAGCGGCGGCACATTCAGGACGTGCTGGCGAAGACGGAGGGGAACTACAAGCAGGCGGCGATCCTGCTGGCGATCCCGCGGTCGACGCTCTACCGGAAGGTCCGGAGGTTTCAGCTCGGCGCCGCCGCGGAGACGCCCTCCTACTGA